From Piliocolobus tephrosceles isolate RC106 chromosome 16, ASM277652v3, whole genome shotgun sequence, the proteins below share one genomic window:
- the RNF227 gene encoding RING finger protein 227 has product MQLLVRVPSLPERGDLDCNICYRPFNLGGRAPRRLPGTARARCGHTLCTACLRELAARGDGGGAAARVVRLRRVVTCPFCRAPSPLPRGGVTEIALDSDLWSRLEEKARAKCERDEAGNPAKESSDADGEAEEEGESEKEAGPRSAGWRALRRLWDRVLAPARRWRRPLPSNVLYCPEIKDIAHLTRCTL; this is encoded by the exons ATGCAGCTCTTGGTGAGGGTGCCCTCTCTTCCAGAGCGGGGCGACCTGGACTGCAACATCTGCTACCGTCCTTTCAACCTCGGGGGCCGCGCGCCCCGCCGCCTGCCCGGGACGGCGCGCGCCCGCTGCGGCCACACGCTCTGCACCGCCTGCCTCCGCGAGTTGGCAGCTCGCGGCGACGGCGGCGGGGCGGCCGCGCGCGTGGTGCGCCTGCGCCGCGTGGTCACGTGCCCCTTCTGCCGCGCGCCCTCGCCGCTCCCGCGCGGCGGCGTCACAGAGATCGCTCTTGACTCGGACTTGTGGTCGCGATTGGAGGAAAAAGCGCGGGCCAAGTGCGAACGAGATGAAGCGGGGAACCCGGCCAAAGAAAGCAGCGACGCTGACGGAGAGGccgaggaggaaggggagagcgAGAAGGAGGCGGGGCCTAGGAGCGCTGGGTGGCGCGCGCTCCGGCGGCTCTGGGACAGGGTCCTGGCGCCCGCGCGGCGCTGGCGGCGTCCGCTGCCTAGCAACG TGCTCTACTGTCCGGAGATCAAGGACATTGCCCACCTGACCCGCTGCACGTTGTAA
- the KCNAB3 gene encoding voltage-gated potassium channel subunit beta-3 isoform X2 yields the protein MQMDGRFGCKAGGSMQMRRRCLHADELGPLPTRLGGQRVPQPFALKWHLSPAPLPPGSLSSETFTSSSTFTLIHFPLLLLAPVSPVTEYLHSWRPPRFFPPAANLATSSSPPPRADPAWRLPPQPPQPSLSAGAHPTTPPVVRPRASLLPAPVPSEPPPPPRSAGMQVSIACTEQNLRSRSSEDRLCGPRPGPGGGNGGTTGAGHGNPPGGGGSGPKARAALVPRPPAPAGALRESTGRGTGMKYRNLGKSGLRVSCLGLGTWVTFGSQISDETAEDVLTIAYEHGVNLFDTAEVYAAGKAERTLGNILKSKGWRRSSYVITTKIFWGGQAETERGLSRKHIIEEIVRAMTYVINQGLALYWGTSRWGAAEIMEAYSMARQFNLIPPVCEQAEHHLFQREKVETQLPELYHKIGVGSVTWYPLPCGLITSKYDGRVPDTCRASIKGYQWLKDKVQSEDGKKQQAKVMDLLPVAHQLGCTVAQLAIAWCLRSEGVSSVLLGVSSAEQLIEHLGALQVLSQLTPQTVMEIDGLLGNKPHSKK from the exons ATGCAGATGGACGGCAGGTTTGGCTGCAAGGCGGGCGGCTCTATGCAGATGAGGAGGCGGTGCTTGCATGCTGATGAGCTGGGCCCGCTGCCGACGCGGCTGGGAGGCCAGCGGGTCCCGCAGCCGTTCGCGCTGAAGTGGCATCTTTCTCCCGCCCCACTTCCCCCTGGGTCCTTATCCTCCGAGACCTTTACCTCATCCTCGACCTTTACCCTCATCCATTTCCCCCTCCTACTCCTTGCACCTGTGTCCCCCGTAACTGAATACCTCCACTCCTGGCGCCCCCCGCGTTTCTTCCCTCCCGCCGCAAACCTCGCGACCTCCAGCAGCCCTCCCCCGCGGGCCGATCCTGCCTGGCGGCTCCCGCCGCAGCCTCCTCAGCCTTCCCTCTCTGCCGGGGCTCACCCCACTACGCCCCCGGTCGTCCGCCCTCGGGCTTCCCTACTCCCCGCTCCCGTCCCCTCGgagccccctcccccgccccggtCAGCCGGCATGCAGGTGTCAATCGCGTGTACCGAGCAGAACCTTCGCAGCCGGAGCAGTGAGGACCGTCTGTGTGGACCCCGGCCGGGCCCCGGGGGCGGTAATGGCGGGACGACCGGCGCGGGGCACGGGAATCCTCCGGGGGGTGGAGGGTCTGGCCCCAAGGCCCGAGCTGCACTGGTTCCCCGACCCCCAGCGCCCGCTGGGGCCCTCCGAGAGAGCACCGGCCGAGGCACTGGCATGAAATACAG GAACTTGGGGAAGTCTGGTCTTCGGGTATCCTGTCTTGGCCTAG GTACCTGGGTCACATTTGGTTCTCAGATCTCAGATGAG ACAGCGGAGGATGTGCTGACCATAGCCTATGAGCATGGGGTAAACCTGTTTGACACCGCCGAAGTCTACGCAGCAGGAAA GGCTGAAAGAACCCTAGGCAACATCCTCAAGAGCAAAGGTTGGAG GAGATCAAGCTATGTCATCACTACCAAGATTTTTTGGGGAGGACA GGCGGAAACCGAGCGAGGTTTAAGCCGAAAGCACATCATTGAGG AGATTGTGCGAGCCATGACCTATGTCATTAACCAGGGCCTGGCCCTATACTGGGGAACGTCCCGATGGGGGGCTGCAGAAATCATG GAGGCCTACTCCATGGCCAGACAGTTCAATCTGATTCCTCCAGTGTGTGAACAAGCGGAGCACCATCTGTTTCAGAGGGAGAAGGTGGAGACGCAGCTGCCAGAGCTCTACCACAAGATTG GAGTTGGATCAGTCACTTGGTACCCTCTACCCTGTGGTCTCATTACTAGCAAGTATGATGGGCGAGTCCCAGATACCTGCAGGGCCTCCATCAAG GGCTACCAGTGGCTCAAGGACAAAGTGCAGAGTGAAGATGGCAAGAAGCAACAAGCCAAAGTCATGGACCTTCTCCCCGTTGCTCACCAGCTGGGGTGCACTGTGGCCCAGCTTGCTATTG CGTGGTGTCTCCGCAGTGAGGGTGTCAGCTCTGTCTTGCTGGGGGTGTCGAGTGCGGAGCAGTTGATAGAACACCTGGGCGCGCTACAG GTGCTGAGCCAGCTGACCCCACAGACGGTGATGGAAATAGACGGGCTCCTGGGAAACAAGCCGCATTCCAAGAAGTAG
- the KCNAB3 gene encoding voltage-gated potassium channel subunit beta-3 isoform X1 yields the protein MQMDGRFGCKAGGSMQMRRRCLHADELGPLPTRLGGQRVPQPFALKWHLSPAPLPPGSLSSETFTSSSTFTLIHFPLLLLAPVSPVTEYLHSWRPPRFFPPAANLATSSSPPPRADPAWRLPPQPPQPSLSAGAHPTTPPVVRPRASLLPAPVPSEPPPPPRSAGMQVSIACTEQNLRSRSSEDRLCGPRPGPGGGNGGTTGAGHGNPPGGGGSGPKARAALVPRPPAPAGALRESTGRGTGMKYRNLGKSGLRVSCLGLGTWVTFGSQISDETAEDVLTIAYEHGVNLFDTAEVYAAGKAERTLGNILKSKGWRRSSYVITTKIFWGGQAETERGLSRKHIIEGLRGSLERLQLGYVDIVFANRSDPSCPMEEIVRAMTYVINQGLALYWGTSRWGAAEIMEAYSMARQFNLIPPVCEQAEHHLFQREKVETQLPELYHKIGVGSVTWYPLPCGLITSKYDGRVPDTCRASIKGYQWLKDKVQSEDGKKQQAKVMDLLPVAHQLGCTVAQLAIAWCLRSEGVSSVLLGVSSAEQLIEHLGALQVLSQLTPQTVMEIDGLLGNKPHSKK from the exons ATGCAGATGGACGGCAGGTTTGGCTGCAAGGCGGGCGGCTCTATGCAGATGAGGAGGCGGTGCTTGCATGCTGATGAGCTGGGCCCGCTGCCGACGCGGCTGGGAGGCCAGCGGGTCCCGCAGCCGTTCGCGCTGAAGTGGCATCTTTCTCCCGCCCCACTTCCCCCTGGGTCCTTATCCTCCGAGACCTTTACCTCATCCTCGACCTTTACCCTCATCCATTTCCCCCTCCTACTCCTTGCACCTGTGTCCCCCGTAACTGAATACCTCCACTCCTGGCGCCCCCCGCGTTTCTTCCCTCCCGCCGCAAACCTCGCGACCTCCAGCAGCCCTCCCCCGCGGGCCGATCCTGCCTGGCGGCTCCCGCCGCAGCCTCCTCAGCCTTCCCTCTCTGCCGGGGCTCACCCCACTACGCCCCCGGTCGTCCGCCCTCGGGCTTCCCTACTCCCCGCTCCCGTCCCCTCGgagccccctcccccgccccggtCAGCCGGCATGCAGGTGTCAATCGCGTGTACCGAGCAGAACCTTCGCAGCCGGAGCAGTGAGGACCGTCTGTGTGGACCCCGGCCGGGCCCCGGGGGCGGTAATGGCGGGACGACCGGCGCGGGGCACGGGAATCCTCCGGGGGGTGGAGGGTCTGGCCCCAAGGCCCGAGCTGCACTGGTTCCCCGACCCCCAGCGCCCGCTGGGGCCCTCCGAGAGAGCACCGGCCGAGGCACTGGCATGAAATACAG GAACTTGGGGAAGTCTGGTCTTCGGGTATCCTGTCTTGGCCTAG GTACCTGGGTCACATTTGGTTCTCAGATCTCAGATGAG ACAGCGGAGGATGTGCTGACCATAGCCTATGAGCATGGGGTAAACCTGTTTGACACCGCCGAAGTCTACGCAGCAGGAAA GGCTGAAAGAACCCTAGGCAACATCCTCAAGAGCAAAGGTTGGAG GAGATCAAGCTATGTCATCACTACCAAGATTTTTTGGGGAGGACA GGCGGAAACCGAGCGAGGTTTAAGCCGAAAGCACATCATTGAGG GCTTGCGAGGATCCCTGGAACGCCTCCAGCTGGGATATGTGGACATTGTCTTTGCCAATCGCTCAGACCCCAGCTGTCCTATGGAGG AGATTGTGCGAGCCATGACCTATGTCATTAACCAGGGCCTGGCCCTATACTGGGGAACGTCCCGATGGGGGGCTGCAGAAATCATG GAGGCCTACTCCATGGCCAGACAGTTCAATCTGATTCCTCCAGTGTGTGAACAAGCGGAGCACCATCTGTTTCAGAGGGAGAAGGTGGAGACGCAGCTGCCAGAGCTCTACCACAAGATTG GAGTTGGATCAGTCACTTGGTACCCTCTACCCTGTGGTCTCATTACTAGCAAGTATGATGGGCGAGTCCCAGATACCTGCAGGGCCTCCATCAAG GGCTACCAGTGGCTCAAGGACAAAGTGCAGAGTGAAGATGGCAAGAAGCAACAAGCCAAAGTCATGGACCTTCTCCCCGTTGCTCACCAGCTGGGGTGCACTGTGGCCCAGCTTGCTATTG CGTGGTGTCTCCGCAGTGAGGGTGTCAGCTCTGTCTTGCTGGGGGTGTCGAGTGCGGAGCAGTTGATAGAACACCTGGGCGCGCTACAG GTGCTGAGCCAGCTGACCCCACAGACGGTGATGGAAATAGACGGGCTCCTGGGAAACAAGCCGCATTCCAAGAAGTAG
- the KCNAB3 gene encoding voltage-gated potassium channel subunit beta-3 isoform X3, whose product MPLSFPPYPWEGQGCTDLHATGISRLCPLRWSVLGNLGKSGLRVSCLGLGTWVTFGSQISDETAEDVLTIAYEHGVNLFDTAEVYAAGKAERTLGNILKSKGWRRSSYVITTKIFWGGQAETERGLSRKHIIEGLRGSLERLQLGYVDIVFANRSDPSCPMEEIVRAMTYVINQGLALYWGTSRWGAAEIMEAYSMARQFNLIPPVCEQAEHHLFQREKVETQLPELYHKIGVGSVTWYPLPCGLITSKYDGRVPDTCRASIKGYQWLKDKVQSEDGKKQQAKVMDLLPVAHQLGCTVAQLAIAWCLRSEGVSSVLLGVSSAEQLIEHLGALQVLSQLTPQTVMEIDGLLGNKPHSKK is encoded by the exons ATGCCCCTGAGCTTCCCTCCTTACCCCTGGGAAGGTCAGGGATGCACGGATCTCCATGCTACAGGGATCTCCAGGCTGTGCCCCCTCCGGTGGAGTGTCCTTGG GAACTTGGGGAAGTCTGGTCTTCGGGTATCCTGTCTTGGCCTAG GTACCTGGGTCACATTTGGTTCTCAGATCTCAGATGAG ACAGCGGAGGATGTGCTGACCATAGCCTATGAGCATGGGGTAAACCTGTTTGACACCGCCGAAGTCTACGCAGCAGGAAA GGCTGAAAGAACCCTAGGCAACATCCTCAAGAGCAAAGGTTGGAG GAGATCAAGCTATGTCATCACTACCAAGATTTTTTGGGGAGGACA GGCGGAAACCGAGCGAGGTTTAAGCCGAAAGCACATCATTGAGG GCTTGCGAGGATCCCTGGAACGCCTCCAGCTGGGATATGTGGACATTGTCTTTGCCAATCGCTCAGACCCCAGCTGTCCTATGGAGG AGATTGTGCGAGCCATGACCTATGTCATTAACCAGGGCCTGGCCCTATACTGGGGAACGTCCCGATGGGGGGCTGCAGAAATCATG GAGGCCTACTCCATGGCCAGACAGTTCAATCTGATTCCTCCAGTGTGTGAACAAGCGGAGCACCATCTGTTTCAGAGGGAGAAGGTGGAGACGCAGCTGCCAGAGCTCTACCACAAGATTG GAGTTGGATCAGTCACTTGGTACCCTCTACCCTGTGGTCTCATTACTAGCAAGTATGATGGGCGAGTCCCAGATACCTGCAGGGCCTCCATCAAG GGCTACCAGTGGCTCAAGGACAAAGTGCAGAGTGAAGATGGCAAGAAGCAACAAGCCAAAGTCATGGACCTTCTCCCCGTTGCTCACCAGCTGGGGTGCACTGTGGCCCAGCTTGCTATTG CGTGGTGTCTCCGCAGTGAGGGTGTCAGCTCTGTCTTGCTGGGGGTGTCGAGTGCGGAGCAGTTGATAGAACACCTGGGCGCGCTACAG GTGCTGAGCCAGCTGACCCCACAGACGGTGATGGAAATAGACGGGCTCCTGGGAAACAAGCCGCATTCCAAGAAGTAG
- the TRAPPC1 gene encoding trafficking protein particle complex subunit 1, translated as MTVHNLYLFDRNGVCLHYSEWHRKKQAGIPKVEEYKLMYGMLFSIRSFVSKMSPLDMKDGFLAFQTSRYKLHYYETPTGIKVVMNTDLGVGPIRDVLHHIYSALYVELVVKNPLCPLGQTVQSELFRSRLDSYVRSLPFFSARAG; from the exons ATGACTGTCCACAACCTGTACCTGTTTGACCGGAATGGAGTGTGTCTGCACTACAGCGAATGGCACCGCAAGAAGCAAGCAGGGATTCCCAAGGTGGAG GAGTATAAGCTGATGTACGGGATGCTCTTCTCTATCCGCTCGTTTGTCAGCAAGATGTCCCCGCTAGACAT GAAGGATGGCTTCCTGGCCTTCCAAACTAGCCGTTACAAACTCCATTACTACGAAACGCCCACTGGGATCAAAGTTGTCATGAATACTGACTTGGGCGTGGGACCCATCCGAGATGTGCTGCATCACATCTACAGTGCG CTGTATGTGGAGCTGGTGGTGAAGAATCCCCTGTGCCCGCTGGGTCAAACTGTGCAAAGTGAGCTTTTCCGCTCCCGACTGGACTCCTATGTTCGCTCTCTGCCCTTCTTCTCCGCCCGGGCTGGCTGA